A region from the candidate division KSB1 bacterium genome encodes:
- a CDS encoding glycosyltransferase, whose amino-acid sequence MIANGHPIPGLEHYYTFIAEQARALAKYIHLSVVVPIEVLLPIPKHRHQLKFSKKFPKYRSDYGYTVFFPRAYRYFPGLNKYLADNLMLWSILYYIWRNKLQFDLIHTHFAHPAGYIGAIIAKHFRKPHILTVHGSDILEEFVPNEIVRLRKHHRDFALQMANRIISVSNYLKHVLIARGIAPEKMIVIPNGIDTNIFIPEIDLNGHVDILFVGNLIELKGIDLLIQAFHKFYQKYPNLNLKIIGEGPLRDKLCSLALKLGISDRVNFLGPMQNRNVARILSKARLLCLPSRQEGFGVVAIEALASGVPVVGARTGGIIDIITSDNIGFLFEPGNSDDLALKLEAALNKNWDKNAIRKEGLKYSWELIADRIIEQYHVVQKK is encoded by the coding sequence ATGATTGCCAACGGTCACCCTATTCCGGGACTGGAACATTATTACACCTTCATCGCGGAACAAGCAAGGGCATTGGCAAAATATATTCATCTATCCGTGGTCGTCCCAATTGAGGTATTATTACCCATTCCCAAACATCGGCATCAATTAAAGTTCAGCAAAAAATTCCCAAAATATCGCTCAGATTATGGCTATACTGTCTTTTTCCCGAGAGCCTATCGCTATTTTCCAGGATTAAATAAGTATCTAGCAGATAATTTAATGCTCTGGTCAATCTTATACTATATCTGGCGTAACAAACTCCAATTCGATCTCATTCACACGCATTTTGCGCACCCAGCGGGATACATTGGAGCAATTATAGCAAAACACTTCCGCAAGCCGCATATTCTAACAGTCCACGGCTCAGATATTTTGGAGGAATTCGTGCCAAACGAAATTGTGCGATTACGGAAGCATCATCGCGATTTTGCATTGCAAATGGCTAATCGAATTATCAGCGTGAGCAATTATCTCAAACACGTACTGATCGCAAGAGGAATAGCACCAGAAAAGATGATAGTTATCCCAAATGGCATCGACACCAACATTTTCATTCCAGAAATCGATTTGAACGGACATGTTGATATTCTTTTTGTGGGGAATTTGATCGAATTGAAAGGGATTGATTTGCTCATTCAGGCTTTTCACAAGTTCTATCAGAAATATCCGAATTTGAATTTGAAGATTATCGGCGAGGGACCTCTGAGAGATAAGCTCTGCTCTTTAGCTCTGAAATTAGGCATCTCCGATCGTGTGAATTTCCTTGGCCCTATGCAAAATCGGAATGTCGCCAGGATTCTTTCAAAAGCACGATTGCTTTGTCTTCCTAGTCGCCAGGAGGGATTCGGCGTAGTGGCCATTGAGGCCCTTGCCAGCGGGGTTCCCGTTGTTGGAGCCAGAACTGGTGGCATCATAGATATCATCACTTCTGATAACATTGGATTTTTGTTTGAGCCAGGTAATAGTGATGATTTGGCTTTGAAATTGGAAGCAGCTTTGAATAAAAATTGGGATAAGAACGCCATTCGTAAAGAAGGGCTAAAGTACTCTTGGGAATTAATAGCTGATCGGATCATTGAACAATATCATGTGGTGCAAAAAAAATGA
- a CDS encoding oligosaccharide flippase family protein, whose amino-acid sequence MSLFRESTVSFVSLIIANICYLVIGVMIARALGPEGKGAWAIILMIIDYLALLSNLGLDAASVYYLGQGNHSRGQILSVIIYATIGLGLIALFIFTPIIWLWGDAIFAKGEFDAGLSIGAVLIVPLVLGLRLISSYFQGCLKIVKYNLLILIQLFFQIISLYLCLVILKWQIWGIFISYVASLLIAIGMGVIFLFVEGIGIEFHNSLALAKKMLHYGFKGYIGNLIQFVNYKVDLFLVNLLLGLSATGIYSIAVNLASLCWFVSYAMATSLFPRASASGKSSAELINRSASICLLLTGVSAGMLALICKPAIRLLYGEQFLLAAKAIYVLLPGVVIFVYTRILATYFSGNGRPLINSAISLASLAVSIPLNLILIPRLGLPGAALAITLAYIVSSGLSYLLFKFYPIDHSFEVLFHKIFRLKKAIEIQP is encoded by the coding sequence ATGAGCCTTTTCCGAGAAAGCACCGTTTCATTCGTCAGCCTAATCATCGCCAATATCTGTTATCTCGTTATCGGCGTGATGATCGCCAGGGCGTTGGGTCCCGAGGGCAAAGGCGCTTGGGCCATTATTTTAATGATCATCGATTACCTGGCGTTGCTTTCCAACCTGGGGCTAGATGCGGCCAGTGTCTATTATCTGGGGCAGGGCAATCATTCCAGAGGGCAAATCCTTTCGGTCATCATTTATGCAACGATAGGGCTGGGCCTGATCGCCCTATTTATTTTTACGCCTATCATCTGGCTATGGGGCGACGCCATCTTCGCCAAGGGTGAGTTTGATGCTGGTTTGTCAATTGGTGCTGTCTTAATTGTGCCGCTTGTCTTAGGACTGCGGCTGATCAGCAGCTATTTTCAGGGCTGTCTGAAAATCGTGAAATACAATTTACTAATCCTGATCCAATTATTCTTTCAAATCATCAGCCTGTACCTCTGTTTGGTGATCTTGAAATGGCAAATCTGGGGCATTTTTATTTCCTATGTCGCTTCGCTGTTGATTGCTATTGGCATGGGAGTAATTTTTCTTTTTGTCGAAGGCATCGGCATCGAATTTCATAACAGCCTGGCGCTGGCGAAAAAAATGCTTCACTATGGATTCAAAGGTTACATCGGCAATCTGATCCAATTTGTCAATTACAAAGTCGATCTTTTTTTGGTCAATTTGCTGCTGGGCTTGAGCGCGACGGGTATTTATTCGATAGCCGTGAATCTGGCGAGTTTATGCTGGTTCGTCTCCTATGCCATGGCAACCAGCTTATTCCCTCGCGCCTCAGCTTCGGGAAAAAGCAGCGCTGAATTGATCAACCGATCCGCCTCGATTTGTTTGCTATTGACTGGTGTATCGGCAGGAATGCTTGCGCTGATTTGTAAGCCAGCGATCCGTTTGCTGTATGGCGAACAGTTCCTGCTAGCTGCAAAAGCAATTTATGTTCTGCTGCCAGGTGTGGTCATTTTTGTTTATACCCGAATTCTGGCAACTTACTTCTCGGGCAATGGGCGTCCGCTGATCAACTCCGCCATTAGCCTGGCATCATTAGCAGTGAGCATCCCATTGAATTTGATTCTGATTCCACGATTGGGATTGCCTGGCGCTGCGCTGGCAATCACGTTAGCTTATATAGTGAGCAGCGGGCTTAGCTATCTTTTGTTCAAGTTTTACCCCATTGATCACAGTTTTGAAGTTTTGTTTCATAAAATATTCAGATTGAAAAAAGCAATTGAAATTCAGCCATGA
- a CDS encoding glycosyltransferase: protein MKKVLMISYFFPPMGGVAVQRITKFCKFLPEFGWQPIVLTVKNGYWTVWDHSNEDHKTGYEVVYRTPFISPFTLINKLSFGKAKFGTTSEDKGKALDKPSWCRKLMRQISMLWCVPDEFISWFPIAFFYGLKIIKKHGVDLIYANDSPHTCPLIALALNKTTGLPFITDFRDLWIANPEFNPRNGLEMILQKKLERIIIKKSNQIITVTNGFANVLAKTHGEKQNKKLTVIYNGFDMDDFENSYSGIYQKGQKTFRIVYTGSFFGTLMTPENFLIAFSRFVRNYNLHPSEIEIIFAGAESEQLKILIEKTRTKNYIKVLPNLSHRNACSLQKSADLLLFIIHSCKGGKDRVSAKLFEYLAAGPPIFAIIPHGEAANIIEKTASGMLANPDDVAEIEASLTSLYEKIHIKKEPFQRNEAEIRKFNRRDQTKRLAEIFDEVTEARK, encoded by the coding sequence ATGAAAAAAGTTTTAATGATCTCCTATTTCTTCCCGCCTATGGGCGGTGTAGCGGTTCAGCGGATCACCAAATTCTGCAAGTTTTTGCCTGAATTTGGTTGGCAGCCCATCGTATTAACGGTAAAAAACGGCTATTGGACAGTTTGGGATCACTCTAACGAGGATCATAAAACAGGTTATGAAGTCGTTTATCGCACGCCATTTATTTCGCCTTTTACATTAATCAATAAGCTGAGCTTCGGCAAGGCGAAATTCGGGACGACCAGCGAAGATAAAGGCAAAGCACTCGATAAACCGTCTTGGTGCAGGAAGCTAATGCGCCAGATATCCATGCTCTGGTGCGTGCCTGATGAATTTATCAGTTGGTTCCCGATCGCTTTTTTTTACGGATTAAAAATTATCAAAAAGCATGGCGTTGACCTCATTTATGCCAACGATAGTCCGCATACTTGTCCTTTGATTGCTTTAGCTTTGAACAAAACGACAGGATTGCCTTTTATCACTGACTTTAGGGATCTTTGGATTGCCAATCCCGAATTCAATCCCAGGAATGGATTAGAGATGATATTACAAAAAAAACTGGAAAGGATAATTATAAAAAAATCGAACCAAATTATAACTGTTACCAATGGTTTTGCAAATGTGTTAGCTAAAACGCATGGTGAAAAGCAGAATAAAAAACTCACTGTGATTTATAACGGTTTCGATATGGATGACTTTGAAAATAGCTATTCTGGCATATATCAGAAAGGGCAGAAGACTTTTCGAATTGTCTATACAGGAAGCTTCTTCGGAACTCTTATGACTCCTGAAAATTTTCTCATCGCCTTTTCTCGATTTGTTAGAAACTATAATCTGCATCCTTCTGAGATTGAGATAATCTTTGCTGGGGCTGAGAGCGAACAGTTGAAAATCTTAATCGAAAAAACTCGAACAAAAAATTATATAAAAGTTTTACCGAATCTATCTCATCGCAATGCATGCAGTCTGCAAAAATCAGCCGATCTACTCCTTTTCATTATCCATTCATGCAAAGGTGGAAAAGATAGAGTATCTGCCAAGCTCTTTGAATATCTTGCCGCTGGGCCCCCCATATTTGCTATTATTCCTCATGGTGAAGCAGCCAATATTATTGAAAAAACAGCATCAGGAATGCTTGCCAATCCAGATGATGTAGCTGAAATTGAAGCCTCTCTGACATCTCTTTATGAAAAAATTCATATCAAAAAAGAGCCGTTTCAAAGAAATGAGGCTGAGATAAGGAAATTCAATCGGCGGGATCAGACCAAAAGGTTGGCAGAGATATTCGATGAAGTCACTGAAGCAAGAAAATGA
- a CDS encoding polysaccharide deacetylase family protein: MTDSNQQNQQKKLPCIVTTSWDDGSVLDLKLANLLDKYNSKGTFYIPQSCINHGFSIGNLKEISNCHEIGAHGVSHRDLTKLLPQEAIHEIKESKHFLEGILKNEIAMFAYPYGSYNNLIKSHVKDCGYLGARTINPFRFELAFDAFEMGVTMHIALFYSFIFRKLGNLKEKILNSYNEQLSLEDNIVIKQPQVKDYLKLFRIGLPLLSFVDNKKLIMNIFKRILTTGGIFHLWGHSWEIEQFKMWKSLELIFEYISKRPEVKYLTNSGCLEM, from the coding sequence ATGACAGATTCAAACCAACAAAATCAGCAAAAAAAATTGCCATGTATCGTAACGACCTCTTGGGATGACGGTTCAGTTCTCGATTTGAAATTGGCGAATTTGCTCGATAAATATAATTCGAAAGGGACTTTTTATATTCCACAAAGCTGTATCAATCATGGCTTTTCAATTGGAAATTTAAAGGAGATATCGAATTGTCATGAAATTGGAGCGCATGGCGTTTCTCACAGGGATTTGACTAAATTGCTCCCTCAAGAAGCAATTCATGAGATAAAAGAAAGCAAACATTTTCTTGAAGGCATCCTAAAAAATGAAATAGCAATGTTTGCATACCCTTATGGGTCCTATAATAATTTGATTAAATCTCACGTTAAAGATTGCGGTTACCTAGGAGCACGGACGATCAATCCCTTTCGCTTCGAATTAGCATTTGATGCCTTCGAAATGGGAGTAACCATGCACATAGCGCTTTTTTATTCATTTATTTTTAGAAAATTAGGAAATTTGAAAGAGAAAATATTGAACTCATATAACGAGCAATTGTCATTAGAAGATAATATTGTAATTAAACAGCCACAGGTTAAAGATTATCTTAAGCTTTTCAGAATTGGATTGCCTCTCTTATCATTTGTAGACAACAAAAAATTAATCATGAATATTTTTAAAAGAATTCTTACTACAGGTGGAATTTTTCATCTCTGGGGGCATTCCTGGGAGATCGAGCAATTTAAGATGTGGAAATCATTAGAACTGATCTTTGAATATATTAGCAAGCGCCCAGAAGTCAAATATCTCACCAATTCGGGCTGTTTGGAAATGTGA
- a CDS encoding glycosyltransferase family 4 protein, which produces MGFVGGLEQYIFSLSKVLSGNGHQCSLLYAKSSGKNCDQFARYFFQCYQIDFSHSPQFDGVALRKILIQERPDVAFLHKISNARMIHEIHRSVPTVRMIHDVAPFCPSNRKFYYFSGKLCYRKMGLKCYLFPGCYRLTHARLPFIGHGSLYRTKQELKGTLILDHIIVASNYMRDQLLMHGCPLEKLTVLRLFFDAKIVTISSKEEYQNVILFLGNVNKSKGLDWLIKSLEFVRSPYQTIVIGDGKELQYNKSLAAKLGFSERIEFLGWIDYDRIKNYFRNAVMLVVPSRWPEPFGLVGLEAMAHGVPVIASNVGGIPDWLEDGKNGFLVERGNIRQLAEKIELLLTDRNLNQKLGEYGRTCVITKYNPDDYVKKLMRIFEQAIQKRRNEQI; this is translated from the coding sequence ATGGGTTTTGTTGGTGGCTTGGAACAGTATATATTTAGCTTAAGCAAAGTATTATCTGGAAATGGTCATCAATGCAGCTTGCTTTATGCGAAAAGTTCAGGCAAAAATTGTGATCAATTCGCACGCTATTTTTTCCAATGCTATCAGATTGATTTTTCCCATTCGCCTCAATTTGATGGCGTTGCATTAAGAAAAATTCTCATTCAAGAGCGGCCAGATGTTGCTTTTTTGCACAAGATTTCAAATGCGAGAATGATCCATGAAATCCATCGATCAGTACCAACGGTAAGAATGATCCATGATGTGGCGCCATTTTGCCCAAGTAACAGAAAATTTTATTATTTCTCTGGCAAGCTGTGCTATAGAAAAATGGGGCTGAAATGCTATTTATTCCCAGGCTGTTATCGCCTAACTCACGCTAGACTTCCTTTTATCGGCCATGGAAGTTTGTACAGAACAAAGCAAGAGCTTAAAGGCACATTGATCTTGGATCATATAATAGTTGCCAGCAACTACATGAGAGATCAGTTACTCATGCATGGCTGCCCGCTGGAAAAATTGACCGTGTTAAGATTGTTTTTCGATGCCAAGATCGTTACGATCTCATCAAAAGAAGAGTATCAAAATGTTATTCTATTCTTAGGAAACGTGAACAAAAGCAAAGGGCTAGATTGGCTAATAAAATCTTTGGAATTTGTCAGGTCTCCTTATCAAACAATCGTGATCGGTGATGGGAAAGAATTACAATACAATAAATCTTTAGCAGCAAAACTAGGTTTTTCCGAACGGATCGAATTTCTTGGATGGATTGATTATGACAGAATAAAAAATTACTTTCGGAATGCTGTGATGTTAGTGGTTCCCTCGCGCTGGCCTGAGCCATTCGGACTGGTTGGTCTGGAAGCCATGGCTCATGGTGTGCCTGTTATAGCCTCCAATGTCGGCGGCATTCCCGACTGGCTGGAGGACGGCAAGAATGGCTTTCTTGTCGAAAGAGGCAATATCCGTCAACTGGCTGAAAAGATCGAGCTGCTGTTGACCGATAGAAATTTAAATCAAAAGCTTGGCGAATATGGGAGAACATGCGTGATAACCAAATATAACCCCGATGATTATGTGAAAAAGCTGATGCGAATTTTCGAGCAAGCAATTCAAAAACGACGAAACGAGCAAATCTAA
- a CDS encoding glycosyltransferase family 9 protein, with amino-acid sequence MIWHQSRKLTFRFISKLLFWLPTREINLIEIKRVLVIIVGKYGIGDVVLCTPALRLLSEHFGAKSISVLIDQKNTHVLDNCPLFEHLFIFNNRSKLRKLFSMIKLAKQLRQCHFDIAIDFYSYQGINSALLAVLSGARHRIGRDTDHRGFFFTKKLPPAPPQQHQIDRVSELLYPIGLDKVTSQPEFFIFQKDQKRVERLLNDLGIENNKPFIIIHPGTGNYISQARQWPLQRFAQLADRIIERYAIDLLFTGSGAEIGMVEIIQSAMKHQAYSVAGKCSLQELAALIQRAQLFISGNTGPMHIAVAVGTSTVSIFTHIDPDDHPERWKPRGTNHIVIQKDVGCKVCDRRRCRSFRCLYDLSVDDVFQGVNELINRTWGINIWSNQGS; translated from the coding sequence TTGATCTGGCATCAAAGCCGAAAATTGACCTTTCGGTTTATCAGTAAGCTATTGTTCTGGCTACCCACAAGAGAAATAAATTTAATTGAGATCAAACGGGTTTTGGTTATCATCGTTGGTAAATATGGCATCGGTGATGTGGTCTTATGTACCCCAGCTCTGCGATTATTATCTGAGCATTTTGGTGCAAAATCAATTTCCGTTCTTATTGATCAAAAGAATACTCATGTTTTAGATAATTGTCCTTTGTTTGAACATTTGTTCATCTTTAACAATCGAAGTAAGCTTAGAAAGTTGTTCAGCATGATAAAATTGGCAAAGCAGCTTCGTCAATGTCACTTCGATATAGCGATTGATTTCTACAGTTATCAAGGGATAAATAGCGCATTGCTGGCTGTGCTGAGTGGCGCGAGGCATCGAATCGGCAGGGATACTGATCATCGAGGTTTCTTTTTCACGAAAAAGCTGCCGCCAGCTCCGCCTCAGCAACACCAAATTGATCGCGTGTCGGAATTATTGTACCCGATTGGCCTTGATAAAGTGACATCTCAACCTGAATTTTTTATCTTTCAAAAAGATCAGAAGAGAGTCGAGCGGTTATTGAATGATCTAGGAATTGAAAATAATAAGCCGTTCATTATTATTCATCCCGGAACCGGGAACTATATCTCCCAGGCGCGGCAATGGCCGCTTCAGCGGTTTGCCCAACTAGCAGATCGCATTATCGAGAGATATGCTATTGATCTGCTCTTCACGGGAAGTGGAGCAGAAATCGGAATGGTCGAAATAATACAATCGGCAATGAAGCATCAAGCTTATTCGGTGGCTGGAAAATGTTCGCTACAAGAACTTGCTGCGCTGATCCAGCGGGCACAATTATTCATTTCTGGTAATACTGGTCCTATGCACATCGCAGTTGCGGTGGGTACCTCAACCGTTTCCATTTTCACTCACATCGACCCCGATGACCATCCCGAACGATGGAAACCTAGGGGAACGAACCATATAGTCATTCAAAAAGATGTCGGTTGCAAAGTGTGCGACCGTAGGAGATGCCGTTCGTTTCGATGTCTCTATGATTTATCTGTTGATGATGTGTTTCAGGGGGTTAATGAATTGATCAATAGAACTTGGGGGATCAATATATGGAGCAATCAAGGAAGTTGA
- a CDS encoding WecB/TagA/CpsF family glycosyltransferase, protein MEQSRKLICLLGVKIDVVTAADLIKDIHQLIETKTRSAVFYVNPDCLNKAYIDDDYRSILNAADLVYADGVGVVIAARLARQYLPDRITAIDIFHDLCHTWAQQGIQLFLLGSNDKSNELACSRLQAAHPQLKIVGHHHGYFHWDSDLNQRVIEQINCSEPDVLLVGFGAPHQEKWIAKHMDQLNVRLCWGVGGLFDLLSGNLKRGPALFHQHHLEWFCRLMITPGKVWKRYLIGGPQFFMRVILFEHLNRTKRAKKLGVI, encoded by the coding sequence ATGGAGCAATCAAGGAAGTTGATTTGCCTGCTCGGTGTCAAAATAGATGTAGTAACGGCAGCAGATCTCATTAAAGATATTCATCAACTGATAGAGACAAAAACCAGATCGGCGGTCTTCTATGTAAATCCAGATTGTCTCAATAAAGCTTATATCGACGACGATTATCGAAGCATCTTAAACGCAGCGGATCTGGTCTATGCCGACGGCGTCGGGGTGGTAATCGCTGCTCGTCTGGCTCGCCAGTATTTGCCAGATCGAATCACAGCGATTGATATTTTTCACGATCTCTGTCATACATGGGCACAGCAAGGGATTCAGCTGTTTTTGCTTGGCAGCAATGATAAGAGTAACGAACTGGCCTGCTCTCGATTACAAGCCGCTCATCCACAATTAAAGATCGTCGGACATCATCATGGATATTTTCACTGGGATTCGGATCTAAATCAACGAGTGATTGAGCAGATCAACTGCAGTGAGCCAGATGTGCTTCTGGTCGGCTTTGGTGCACCACACCAGGAAAAATGGATCGCAAAACACATGGATCAGTTGAATGTTCGCCTCTGTTGGGGAGTCGGCGGCTTATTTGATCTTCTCTCTGGCAATCTTAAGCGAGGGCCAGCGTTATTTCATCAGCACCATCTGGAGTGGTTTTGTCGGCTGATGATCACCCCAGGAAAAGTGTGGAAGCGTTACCTGATCGGTGGACCTCAGTTTTTTATGAGGGTAATCTTATTTGAGCATCTGAACCGAACAAAGCGCGCTAAAAAGCTTGGCGTAATTTAA
- a CDS encoding class I SAM-dependent methyltransferase, with protein MFLKVTYRIFGRKPVHGETAKAKSRRLKEGFFEKYCQGKGIDIGYGGDLLAENCQGWDFEHGDAHYLKGIKDQQFDFVYSSHTIEHLAQPATALKNWWRVLKTGGFMILYLPHRDLYEKKTDTTITLEFRSQAFLSIRS; from the coding sequence TTGTTTTTAAAAGTCACCTATCGGATCTTTGGTCGAAAGCCAGTTCACGGAGAAACTGCTAAAGCCAAAAGCCGACGGCTCAAAGAAGGGTTTTTTGAAAAATACTGTCAGGGCAAAGGCATTGACATCGGCTATGGTGGAGATCTTTTAGCTGAAAACTGCCAAGGCTGGGACTTTGAACATGGTGATGCTCACTATCTCAAAGGCATCAAAGATCAGCAATTTGACTTTGTCTATTCTTCGCATACGATAGAGCATTTAGCTCAGCCAGCCACAGCATTGAAAAACTGGTGGCGTGTCTTGAAAACTGGCGGGTTCATGATCCTATATCTGCCGCATCGTGATCTATATGAAAAAAAAACTGACACTACCATCACGTTGGAATTCAGATCACAAGCATTTCTTTCTATTAGATCGTGA
- a CDS encoding class I SAM-dependent methyltransferase, which translates to MIQILVEQNAPEIRQLLELLTKIPEPMCSSPQPEFLYALAKSVPADGTIVEIGTCAGKSLISMAMARRAINGTPVHSIDIEKHPLIDNYIDAAGVRDWTDLIIGESTKVAQHWSHAIDLLFIDGDHRYIGVKRDILAWQKWVKMNGMVAFHDYGDGTGVPRAIHKKILNRPWMWQVISDREYGSIFVIKRLIPALEDRESKWHEQNLWWFYFRKKISKNILIQKLCRFIQNQIDIKKWNSILLS; encoded by the coding sequence ATGATCCAGATTTTGGTCGAACAAAATGCCCCAGAGATCAGGCAACTATTGGAGCTATTAACAAAAATTCCTGAGCCAATGTGCTCCAGTCCCCAGCCAGAATTTTTATACGCTCTTGCCAAATCCGTTCCCGCTGATGGGACAATTGTGGAGATTGGGACGTGCGCTGGCAAATCTCTCATCAGCATGGCAATGGCGAGACGAGCCATCAATGGCACTCCAGTTCATTCCATCGATATTGAAAAGCATCCCCTTATCGATAATTACATAGATGCTGCTGGTGTGCGAGACTGGACGGATTTGATTATCGGTGAATCGACAAAGGTTGCTCAGCACTGGTCTCACGCTATCGACTTGCTTTTCATTGATGGCGATCATCGATATATAGGCGTAAAGAGAGACATTCTGGCCTGGCAAAAATGGGTGAAGATGAATGGGATGGTGGCATTTCATGATTATGGTGATGGAACTGGAGTTCCCCGGGCGATCCATAAAAAGATTCTCAATAGACCATGGATGTGGCAAGTAATTAGCGATCGAGAATATGGCAGTATTTTTGTGATAAAACGACTCATCCCAGCTTTGGAAGATCGAGAATCAAAGTGGCATGAACAAAATTTGTGGTGGTTTTATTTTAGAAAGAAGATTTCAAAAAATATTCTAATCCAAAAATTGTGCCGATTTATTCAAAACCAAATTGATATTAAAAAATGGAATTCAATATTACTTAGTTAA
- a CDS encoding GDSL-type esterase/lipase family protein has translation MDKLPKSKKILYYLIYLSVLLVITLMLGETYVRLFSRQGYLTPNIQKKNSLQYVPSLYARHLFPEQEQTIKGAYNNILHISNKGYRGNDFKFEKDSNVTRIIIYGGSAVFDQAATEGKDWPHLVEKLLNERGFSVEVINAGIPGHTSIDSFERLFLEGHLFDPDYVAVYNAWNDIKYFKTKKPLLRIYKPYDESQDPFQNYQGWLDRFLCEHSQFYVRVRNRYFRWKLNIDTEGVKKKVSLSSEFYEIGLRQYKLNMEMFVDCARNIGATPILITQARLVSKDNTAADRNKIIYEYTELTHEALLKAFEQCDQILYQVAKEKEVHIIDASKAMTGKSDFFIDHVHLTPKGSSMIAEIVAQNMTGIMTSDMNITRKK, from the coding sequence TTGGATAAGCTGCCAAAATCGAAAAAAATCTTATATTATTTGATATACCTTTCAGTGCTTCTAGTAATAACACTAATGCTTGGAGAAACTTATGTACGTTTATTTTCGAGGCAAGGATATTTGACTCCGAACATTCAGAAAAAAAACTCTTTACAATATGTCCCTTCGCTTTATGCAAGGCATTTATTTCCAGAACAAGAGCAAACAATTAAAGGAGCATACAATAATATTTTGCACATTTCAAATAAAGGGTATAGAGGAAATGACTTTAAATTTGAAAAGGATAGCAATGTTACTCGGATTATCATTTATGGTGGGTCGGCCGTTTTTGATCAAGCCGCTACGGAAGGAAAGGATTGGCCGCACCTGGTAGAAAAATTGCTAAACGAACGTGGTTTTTCAGTAGAAGTAATAAACGCTGGAATCCCTGGTCATACATCCATTGATTCTTTTGAAAGATTATTCTTAGAAGGTCATTTATTTGACCCTGACTATGTAGCTGTATATAATGCTTGGAATGATATTAAGTATTTCAAAACAAAAAAACCACTTTTGAGAATTTATAAGCCCTATGATGAATCTCAAGATCCATTTCAAAATTATCAAGGATGGTTGGATAGGTTCCTATGTGAACATTCGCAGTTTTATGTTCGCGTTCGCAATCGTTACTTTCGATGGAAATTGAATATTGATACTGAAGGAGTAAAGAAAAAAGTATCCCTTTCATCAGAATTTTATGAAATAGGCTTGCGTCAATATAAACTAAATATGGAAATGTTTGTGGATTGTGCCAGAAATATTGGTGCAACTCCAATATTAATTACTCAGGCTCGCTTAGTTTCTAAGGACAATACAGCAGCGGATCGAAATAAGATCATTTATGAATACACAGAGTTGACTCATGAAGCTTTATTAAAGGCATTTGAGCAATGCGATCAAATATTATATCAAGTAGCAAAAGAAAAGGAAGTTCATATTATTGATGCTTCAAAGGCAATGACTGGAAAAAGCGATTTTTTCATCGATCACGTTCATCTGACTCCAAAAGGCTCAAGCATGATCGCCGAAATTGTGGCCCAGAATATGACAGGAATCATGACATCCGATATGAATATCACAAGAAAAAAGTAA